From the genome of Silurus meridionalis isolate SWU-2019-XX chromosome 12, ASM1480568v1, whole genome shotgun sequence, one region includes:
- the pafah1b1a gene encoding lissencephaly-1 homolog A, producing MVLSQRQRDELNKAIADYLRSNGYEEAYSVFKKEAELDMNEELDKKYAGLLEKKWTSVIRLQKKVMELESKLNEAKEEITSGGPIGQKRDPKEWIPRPPERYALSGHRSPVTKVIFHPVFSVMVSASEDATIKVWDYEAGDFERTLKGHTDSVQDISFDQSGKLLASCSADMTIKLWDFQGFECIRTMHGHDHNVSSVAIMPNGDHIVSASRDKTIKMWEVATGYCVKTFTGHREWVRMVRPNQDGSLIASSSNDQTVRVWVVATKECKAELREHEHVVECISWAPESASPTILEATGSETKKSGKPGPFLLSGSRDKTIKMWDVSTGMCLMTLVGHDNWVRGLLFHPGGKFIVSCADDKTLRIWDYKNKRCMKTLSAHEHFVTSLDFHKTAPYVVTGSVDQQVKVWECR from the exons AAATAAAGCTATAGCTGATTACCTTCGTTCCAATGGCTATGAAGAGGCATATTCAGTTTTCAAGAAGGAGGCGGAATTAGACATG AATGAAGAATTGGATAAGAAATATGCTGGCCTTTTGGAAAAGAAATGGACTTCAGTTATCAGATTACAGAAGAAG GTGATGGAGTTAGAATCAAAGTTGAATGAAGCAAAAGAGGAAATTACTTCAGGAGGCCCTATAGGACAGAAACGAGACCCCAAAGAATGGATCCCCCGTCCCCCTGAGAGATATGCCCTCAGTGGCCACAGAAGTCCTGTCACCAAGGTCATCTTTCACCCGGTCTTCAGTGTCATGGTGTCTGCTTCAGAGGATGCTACAATAAAG GTATGGGATTATGAGGCCGGAGACTTTGAGCGTACCCTGAAAGGCCATACAGACTCTGTGCAGGACATCTCTTTTGATCAGAGTGGAAAGCTGCTGGCTTCCTGTTCAGCAGACATGACTATAAAACTCTGGGACTTCCAAGGCTTTGAGTGCATCAGGACCATGCATG gGCATGATCATAATGTTTCATCTGTAGCTATAATGCCCAATGGAGATCATATAGTATCTGCTTCTAGGgataaaaccattaaaatgtGGGAAGTGGCCACTGG GTATTGTGTGAAAACTTTTACTGGCCACAGAGAGTGGGTGCGTATGGTACGGCCCAACCAGGATGGCTCTTTGATTGCCAGCAGCTCCAATGACCAAACGGTGCGTGTGTGGGTGGTGGCTACGAAGGAGTGCAAGGCTGAACTGCGGGAACACGAGCATGTAGTGGAGTGCATCTCATGGGCTCCTGAAAGTGCTAGTCCCACTATACTGGAGGCCACTGGCTCTGAG ACTAAGAAGAGTGGGAAACCTGGACCTTTCCTTCTGTCTGGCTCAAGAGACAAAACTATCAAAATGTGGGATGTCAGCACTGGCATGTGCCTTATGACACTG GTTGGCCATGATAACTGGGTGCGTGGGCTGCTCTTCCACCCTGGTGGAAAGTTCATTGTGAGCTGTGCTGATGACAAGACTTTGAGGATCTGGGACTACAAAAACAAGCGTTGCATGAAAACCTTGAGTGCCCATGAACATTTTGTTACTTCTCTGG ATTTTCACAAGACTGCTCCGTATGTGGTCACTGGGAGTGTAGATCAGCAAGTTAAAGTGTGGGAGTGTCGCTGA